In Candidatus Niyogibacteria bacterium CG10_big_fil_rev_8_21_14_0_10_46_36, one DNA window encodes the following:
- the neuC gene encoding UDP-N-acetylglucosamine 2-epimerase (hydrolyzing), translating to MNKKRKICFVITSFIHYSRNFLILEELRRRDDTELHIIVGGAALLPKYLSKFTNIKEELRRGGFTHIHDAYFNLEGSDGITKAKTAGLGTIEFSTIFGAIQPDLVLVRGDRFEVLAAATAAAYMNIPVAHIEGGDVSGTLDESVRHAITKLAHIHFTTNEDARKRVICMGERPEYVFNFGSPDVELVHKAATDSADVIDFDETGSGARIAFNNDFLMVMYHPVSTEVGTLGEKTRMLLEAVHETGMPALWFWPNFDAGAEEISHELRRFRDTAEGHTIRFTRYLPPKVFLALLKNTKMLIGNSSAGIKECSYLGVPVVMTGTRQNGRLRSENVVEVSDTKEDIKKAIQKQMTHGRYPASSMYHGENTAERIAETLATVPLYIQKTFHEQEP from the coding sequence ATGAATAAGAAAAGAAAAATTTGTTTTGTAATTACGAGCTTTATTCATTACAGCAGGAATTTTTTGATACTTGAAGAGCTCCGCAGGCGTGATGATACGGAGCTGCACATTATTGTCGGGGGAGCTGCTCTTCTTCCAAAGTATCTTTCCAAGTTTACAAACATAAAGGAAGAATTGCGGCGCGGAGGATTTACTCATATTCATGATGCATATTTCAATTTGGAAGGCAGTGACGGCATCACAAAAGCAAAAACCGCGGGACTTGGAACAATAGAGTTCTCGACGATTTTCGGAGCAATACAGCCTGATCTTGTGCTTGTGCGCGGGGACCGGTTTGAAGTACTTGCGGCGGCAACTGCAGCGGCGTACATGAATATCCCTGTTGCGCACATTGAAGGAGGAGATGTTTCGGGGACACTCGACGAATCAGTAAGGCATGCGATTACCAAGCTTGCGCACATCCACTTTACGACGAATGAAGATGCGCGTAAGCGGGTCATCTGCATGGGAGAGCGGCCGGAATATGTATTTAATTTCGGCAGTCCCGATGTTGAGCTGGTGCACAAAGCCGCCACCGACTCGGCAGACGTTATAGATTTTGATGAAACGGGGAGTGGCGCGCGCATCGCATTCAATAATGATTTTTTGATGGTGATGTATCATCCCGTAAGCACTGAGGTAGGAACATTGGGAGAAAAAACACGGATGCTTTTGGAGGCGGTACATGAAACAGGGATGCCCGCGTTATGGTTTTGGCCGAATTTTGACGCAGGTGCTGAAGAAATCTCGCACGAGCTCCGCAGATTTCGTGATACGGCAGAGGGTCATACCATCAGATTCACGCGGTATTTGCCGCCGAAAGTTTTTCTTGCGTTGCTGAAAAACACTAAAATGCTTATCGGGAATTCTTCAGCGGGCATAAAAGAGTGTTCGTACTTGGGAGTTCCTGTTGTTATGACAGGCACGCGGCAAAACGGACGATTGCGTTCAGAAAATGTCGTAGAGGTTTCTGACACAAAAGAAGACATAAAAAAGGCGATACAAAAGCAGATGACGCATGGGCGGTATCCGGCGTCAAGCATGTACCATGGAGAAAACACCGCAGAGCGTATCGCGGAAACACTTGCGACAGTTCCTCTGTATATTCAAAAAACATTCCATGAGCAAGAGCCATAA
- a CDS encoding acylneuraminate cytidylyltransferase, whose amino-acid sequence MGGIRRQACTMEKTPQSVSRKHLRQFLCIFKKHSMSKSHKKILGIVTARGGSKGIPGKNVKPLLGKPLIFYTIAAAQRSEVFDRLILSTDDADIAEVAKRYGCEVPFIRPKELAKDNTAHLPVIRHAVEWLKEREGYKPDYVMILQPTSPLRQPFHIKDAVALLDAGADTVLSVSKIPKQFSPYKGMVIRDDGFMELINGDPVRNRAIRRQDLKDAYWSVGAIYLFKTDLLFEGKDPHFYGKRVAPYTIETKYIVDIDEPEDWEVAEKALIRLEKGV is encoded by the coding sequence ATGGGCGGTATCCGGCGTCAAGCATGTACCATGGAGAAAACACCGCAGAGCGTATCGCGGAAACACTTGCGACAGTTCCTCTGTATATTCAAAAAACATTCCATGAGCAAGAGCCATAAAAAAATATTAGGCATTGTTACTGCGCGTGGAGGTTCGAAAGGAATTCCGGGCAAAAATGTAAAGCCGCTTTTGGGAAAGCCGCTTATTTTTTATACGATCGCTGCTGCGCAAAGATCCGAGGTATTTGACCGTCTTATTCTTTCAACCGATGACGCAGACATAGCGGAAGTCGCGAAACGCTATGGATGCGAAGTTCCGTTCATACGGCCGAAAGAATTAGCGAAAGACAATACGGCGCATTTACCGGTCATTCGGCATGCGGTAGAGTGGCTCAAGGAGCGGGAAGGATATAAACCTGATTATGTGATGATATTACAGCCGACTTCGCCGTTGCGTCAGCCTTTTCATATCAAGGACGCCGTTGCTCTTCTTGATGCCGGCGCAGACACTGTGTTGAGCGTTTCAAAGATACCGAAGCAATTCAGCCCGTATAAGGGCATGGTCATACGGGATGACGGTTTTATGGAGTTGATAAACGGTGATCCGGTGCGCAACCGCGCGATACGGCGGCAGGACCTTAAAGATGCATATTGGAGCGTTGGCGCGATCTATCTTTTTAAGACAGATCTTTTATTTGAGGGAAAGGACCCTCATTTTTATGGGAAGCGGGTTGCCCCATATACAATAGAAACAAAATACATAGTTGACATTGATGAGCCCGAAGATTGGGAGGTCGCCGAAAAAGCATTAATACGGTTGGAAAAAGGAGTATGA